The window cgcacccttctTTTTTCAGGTTGGATTAGTCATTAATCACATTACTTGACTAGTGTGTGAAGCAGGATCCTGAATATTCAGAGATGGCTAAGGTGTTGAGAAACGCTGCAAGGATGGACAGAACAGTTATCTTAACTACCGTAAATGAAGCGTGGGCCGCCCCAAATTCGATCTTTGATCTCTTTCTAGAGAGTTTCCGAATTGGCGAAGGGACGTCGGATCTTCTAAGACATTTGGTGATCATTGCAATGGATCAAAAGGCATTTGATCGGTGCAGATTTATACACTCCCACTGCTTCTCCCTCGCCACCAAGGGCGTAGATTTCTCTGGGGAGAAACGGTTCATGACCGCCGACTACCTGAAGATGATGTGGCGCAGAATCAGATTCTTGCAATCCGTACTGGAATTGGGCTATCACTTTGTCTTCACGGTATGGAATTTACGAGTGTGGTCATATTCGAGTCAATGCACTCAATCAATCTTGCTAAAATCTCACCCACAGGCTGGCTTGAGGACTGATTTCTTTAACCATGGGCATTCATATTTAAGCCCACCACAGAAATGATGTATTATCGATAAGAGTTGTACAcaagccgaaccgagtcgagtttggcgcagctcagcttggtccttgagcttgactggccagctagGCTCGGCACGGTCAGCAACTTAGGCCAGCTTGAACTGATCTTGAGGTCAATCTTTAAATATAtaaagatcgagctgagttcgaatttaggttatagggtttttaatatataacatatattataatatataatatataacttttttaaatatataaatatttacaaaatatttatattaagcaGACCTAATCGGAGTCAAAtcgattcgaaccgagttgagtcgaggtcGAGCTAGCTCAGactcagcttgaaatttttttgagctcaaaaaatcagctcgacttaaCTGGAACCTAGTTTTGAGCCAAGTTGAATCGTGCTTTTTAGAGTCAAGTCaagcaagttaaccgagctaactggGCTCGTATGCAGCTCTAATTATCATGAAATTAAAGACTTGGTCGAGACTATGCAAATAGGACTACACAGTCCTACTTAGTAATTAGGCCTTCCAATTATTTTTCAAGCTTGCAGTTTAGGCCAAAATGCAATTGGCGTGCCTCTACTAAATCTACATGCCAGCATGGCCCATTCCCAGCCGGACCCGATCCCGATTTGCTGGGATGGAATTCGAGCACTAGAAAGAGATGGGACATTCAAATGAAACTGTGGTAGCTTCTCTCTGCCCTTTGCCCATATAACTAACACATGACACCACCATTGTCTGTCTTCGTTCAGGGTGCCGACGTTATGTGGTTTCGAAACCCACTTCCACACTTCACCAGCGCCGCTGATATCACGATCGCATGTGATATCTTTTCAGGCAATTCCTCGGATTTGAACAACAGAGCCAATGGAGGATTTTATTACGTACGAGCCAACAGCTTCACCATCCAACTCTACAAATACTGGTACATGGAAAGAAAGCTATACCCAGGCCACCACGACCAAGATGTTTTCAACATCATCAAACACCATCAATTCATATACCAGATGGGATTAGAGATCAAGTTCTTGGACACGGCCTACTTTGGTGGGTGTTACCAGAAGAGTGCGGATCTCAATAAGGTATGTACAATGCATGCGAATTGCTGTGTCGGGATCGAGAGAAAGCTTCATGATCTGACGCTTGTTCTTGAGGACTGGCGGAATT is drawn from Magnolia sinica isolate HGM2019 chromosome 5, MsV1, whole genome shotgun sequence and contains these coding sequences:
- the LOC131247435 gene encoding uncharacterized protein At4g15970-like isoform X2: MAFSKSLKLQIYLLFLALLLVGLFIFHFSTNPLARMEKSWIFKSQSDPEYSEMAKVLRNAARMDRTVILTTVNEAWAAPNSIFDLFLESFRIGEGTSDLLRHLVIIAMDQKAFDRCRFIHSHCFSLATKGVDFSGEKRFMTADYLKMMWRRIRFLQSVLELGYHFVFTGADVMWFRNPLPHFTSAADITIACDIFSGNSSDLNNRANGGFYYVRANSFTIQLYKYWYMERKLYPGHHDQDVFNIIKHHQFIYQMGLEIKFLDTAYFGGCYQKSADLNKVCTMHANCCVGIERKLHDLTLVLEDWRNFTALSMEERGLKKASWRAPSKCKWWK
- the LOC131247435 gene encoding uncharacterized protein At4g15970-like isoform X1; translated protein: MAFSKSLKLQIYLLFLALLLVGLFIFHFSTNPLARMEKSWIFKSQSCVKQDPEYSEMAKVLRNAARMDRTVILTTVNEAWAAPNSIFDLFLESFRIGEGTSDLLRHLVIIAMDQKAFDRCRFIHSHCFSLATKGVDFSGEKRFMTADYLKMMWRRIRFLQSVLELGYHFVFTGADVMWFRNPLPHFTSAADITIACDIFSGNSSDLNNRANGGFYYVRANSFTIQLYKYWYMERKLYPGHHDQDVFNIIKHHQFIYQMGLEIKFLDTAYFGGCYQKSADLNKVCTMHANCCVGIERKLHDLTLVLEDWRNFTALSMEERGLKKASWRAPSKCKWWK